The sequence below is a genomic window from Pagrus major chromosome 20, Pma_NU_1.0.
AACCACTTTTTGGATTCTTCCCCCTCACCAAGGACGTACACCTTGAGGAgatgaagacaaagacatgagagAACTGATGATACTTTCTTCAATAACTAATTAAGTGTTAACTAAACGACTAGTAATTACCTCATCTGCTCCAATGTGCAGTGTGTTCAAGCCTGGATGCAGCTTCACCACCTGCCTCAGCATCTCCATCACCAGCTTCACCCCCTCGTCTTTGTGGGGATTCAGGGTACCCACACAATATGGCACCTCTCTGAGGTTCCACATGGGCCGATGTTTTAACACAAACTAAGAAAAGGGACAGGGAAAATTGGAACATACACTGACACTGAACACCATCTGAAACCTGGGCATTTTTAGCCATTACAAACAGTTACAAACAGGAGAGCAGGATATTTGCCTCACCTCCATGTGACCAAATGTCTGCACAAGTGGGATGACCTCCATGCCCTTAGATTTGGCAAACTCCTGCATAGATAGTACCTCCTCTCGGCTGTACATAGCATTCAGACATAAACAGACATAATTTACTGCAACAAAGCTTTTTATGACACACCCAACTTGCACATTAAGTTTTACCTCAGTGACAAACAGGAAGCATTCTAATTTTATAACAGGATCTCCCAGCATGAGGCTGATGAAAAACAATCACACCCAGGAATtgaataatgataataaagtcCAAGGTTTATGTCCCAAACTACACCTGTAAGTGTGCTGTGTTGTggcctgcagcagcttcagctcCCCCTCATATGGAAACATGTCCTCATACTCCACCAGCAGGCCGTCTACTCCCAGTTTAGAGAACAGATCGATAAGCTGAGGGGACGAAACACACATCAGTGGACAGCAAAAATGAATAACTATATTTAAACAGTGACAGAgttgtgctgcagctgctcacAGAGAAAGCTACTGCGCTCTTACCTTATGGAGGTATTCTACTCTTGGGGGTGCACCTTTCAAATCCAAGTGAACCAGTTTCTTTCCTTTAGGCCAGGGTGGACACGACATTCTGTCCGGCACAGACTGCAGCACAAATAAAGCTTCATGTTAACAGCAGTCAtaggtgtgtgtttatgtatgtgaaTGACCGTTAGATCAATTGTTTGACTCACCATGACAGCAGAGACCGAACAAGAACCAGAAATAGGATATTAAAGAGGACTGATGCTTCGAGGAGGATGTTGTTGTGGTGAGTGCGGATCGATTTCTCTGGACAGGATCCGCCTCTGTCATTTGCTTCCGGTCGTTTCATACAGCTACGCAGTGTCGGTAATTGATTCATTTAGTCTAAGCAGGAAGAGCAATTGATAGAAGAAGCCACGCTACAGGATGCACGAGTTAAACGTTTGTGACGTTTGGAGCAGAATATCAAAGTCAGGATGAGCACATAGCTTTAATGTAGCCCAGATTATCTGTTTATGCAGCGGGTCGTCGTAGCCGAACTTGGACCTGGATGTGGTCCAATGAAAACGCTGCTTTCTCTTACAGAGAGCCAATGGGGTGGCCGATACGCGTGCACCAGGAAGTGGATATCGCTCCAGGTGACGATTGGCGGGGTGTACGCATGGGTTTACGGTATAGTTAGTCAAGGCAATAATCACCGTGCATGACAGTACTTTGTAAATGCTACGTAGTAGACCGTTTGAGTCGAAATGGCGCTGCTGCGACAGAGAAATGCGCAGGGCGCGAATGCCACTGAGATAGAGAAGAAAATTAAAAGGTGAGTTGATAACATTAAGCTACTGTTCTGCATGTGGGGAGCTGAACAAGGTGAAAGGAGAGGGTGTGCCAGGCAGGTACTGACCCATACAGCCAGCCACGTTAGATACCTTACCGAGGACCTAGCTAAAATCATGATAGCACTGTCAAACTGGTActatatgtatatgtttatgtaGTCCTCAGAGAGAAAAGGATAGAAACATGTTAATGCTTaacttgtgtttatgtgtacCATACCCAGTGAACACACACCGGGGGTACATCCCATTTCACCTAATTGCATCCACGTCCCCCTCACTTGCATCTTTTACTTGCGTCCTCCCACCGAGGATTCGTGGAGAGGAAACTGTGGAAGGAGATAGGAGACGAGGAAATATCCCTGCGTCCCAGTACCCATACTAATTAGTATGCCAGATAAAGATGTAGTATCTGAAATGCAGTATGCCAAAGGTACCTGGATGTCCTATTACATCCGGTCGCATTATGTAAAAGCAAGCATCTTTGTATGCaagccagcatgcttttctggctattctgacTCACAGTCATCTGTGTAGCAGAAGACAAGTCCTAATGACAGATGACGGCATGTTcaagtttcttttctttcttttcccccaacagaaatgtttagtggTACTGTGTAGGAAAGCATTTAGCGTTTACTTTATTGTATCAAATGAACAATGCCAAACTCACATTAGACACATTGAACTTAAAGGGGAAtgagaggaataaaaaaataaataagcgTCCTTTCCTCTGAAGTGTCACGTGAAGCGACGTTTGTTTCTGATGACTGCTGCAGCTAATCACAGCTGGAACAGCTGTCTATCGACTTTAACATCTGTAGAGACTTTAGATGAATTTGTTTGCACACAGCCCCTTGTTTGTGTTTAGAATCAACTATATGAGTTATATTCTATTACTTAACTTCAACAACAAAACGAAGACAGCTTTTGaagtaaagttttttttatttcactttacaTGTAACaatacaatatgaaaaaaatctttcttattgttttttccctttacCCTCCCCATCACATGTATTCTGAggcaaaatacatttataaagcGAACAAAAACCGGTcaaattacaacagaaaataaataaataataataattatatatagacacacacaataTACACATGGTGTAGCCGTTGACTTTAATTGTGGTCTGAGTGCTTCAACATATATGGTTTAataattgaatgtttttatttatttttacagcaaaCCTTACCTATATGTCTTGTAGAGtatttcctctctgacagccaaGACGGGTCAAAGCCTGTCTTTCTGTGCTTGCTGGTGTGTGGAACTGTGTCAGTGCTTTAGTGTTGCACTGAGCATTCAGCTCAGGTTATTGTCAGTCAAACCAGATTTTCttctttgctgtgtgtgtaaGCAGGGATAAGCCACACCCTCGGTAGGGCTCAGGATTGAAACGCATATAAGGGCCCTTATTTATTATGATTAAAAATTTTAATCGATCGACAGCCCTTATATAAATTTCTCGTGgggcgcactcacactaggcaatccgTACTGTGCCCAAGCACGTTTGACctccaaagtccagtttgtttactgtttgaCTAATGGAGCACTCTGTGCCATGCTCAAGCATGGTACACTTTGGCCTAGACTGCGTAGGGCCCTGGAAAAAGGGCAAAAATGAGCATAGGACCAGTGGAATCAGCAACATGAAAGACAGGACACAAAGCCAGGCACACCGGGCTATCCTCATCTGATCTCCAGCAATGATGACATAGCagaaagggaagaaaagaaacacagtttgCATCATTGCCGAGGTCCAGTTACTACACCAGATATATCATATACCATCTACAAACAATAAGTAATGCAGTGTCCAATTAAAGCAGGAGAATTCTTACAACTGACtcaggtttgttgttgtttttgaaatgaGAATCACAACAATTTGTTATCCTATTTGGATTTTTAATTTTCctcttaaacataaaaatgtatatacacacgcatatatatatatatatatatatatatatatatatatatacatatatatatatatatatatatatatatatatatgtgtgtgtgtatatatatatacacatatatatgtgtatatatatatatatgtgtatatatatgtgtatatatacacatatatatatgtgtatatatatatatacacatatatatatatatatatatatatatatatatatatatatatatatatatatatatatatgtatatatatatgtatatatatatgtatatatatgtatatatgtatatatatgtatatatatatatatgtgtatatatatatgtatatatatatgtatatatatatatgtatatatatatatatatatatatatgtatatatatatatatatatatatatatatatatatatatttttttttttttcatcaaatcatcatcaaatcataattttttttcttcccaagTACCACTTGGCAACTGCAGAAGTCCCCTGTGGTGTACAAGTGCCTGTGGTTTGGGCATTTCCAGCAATCTATCAAATTCAGTTGATCATCTGGTCTTTTTTCCGTCTTGCCCAGAGGTAATGCATTACGGCAGGGATCTGCATGGAGGGGGTACCGAGGACCTGTGGCCATGCTGGTGGTCGCTCTGACTGTGTGCGGGGCAACTCTGTGGCTGTACATGACCTCTCTGGACAGTGAAATCACAGAAACACTGGTTAGCCAACGTGAGCTTGTTTCTGTCCAGCCCAGAGTCTACACCGTCGAGTGCTCTGAAGACTATGAGAACTACAAACGTTACCCAGGtgagactctgctctctgcacTATACTGTGTCAGGATATCAGCTCACACTTGTCTGCTGTGTAAACATGACTAGTACAGGATAAAGCCAAGCCTACTTGATAAATACCATGCTAATCCAGTGGCATGTTCCTGGTGTTGGATTCTGCTCTGGCTTTCAGTAGTTTTACGTGACCATCATATTGAATTTCTCTGAATTCCTGTTATCATCGGAGCAAACACTATAATCTAAAGTAGAATTGAAAGTATGATTTACTAATCACGTATTCTTTCTGTGAACATTGTGAAAActaaattcaaacattttatccTTATTCCTGTCAAGGAATAATGTGTGAACCAACACTGAGGTCATACACTAGATGGCAATATAGCACAAGCTTACTTGTCCATAATATTACTATTTGCACATTTCATCAGTGGATAAACTGAAACAATGGTTGCAACCAAAAGAGCATTGTGTGGCAGCCAATACTAAGTAGTTTTTGTACAATTAAAACTAAGAAGTCTCATGCACACTTGGCTTTCCCCATAGATATGTTCCATGTAAAGTTACTGTGGTAACAGCAGCAACTCAGAAGCCCTCTCAAGACGTGGCCTACATAACACTGGTGGCACATTAAGCTGTTAAAATGATGGCTTTTTGtcattcagacacattttttttaacataaatctTCATCGtcaatttcatcatttattaagTAAAGAATTCTGCTGCTTATCTTATAATATCAGTCCGTGCAGAAGtatagagggaaaaaaaagttccGTTTGGGCTCTATTTAATTCCCATTTGCTTTTCTGTCATATGTAAAGTGGATATTTATTAATTCATCAGTTGGCatgaaaaaagttgaaaatatcATCATAGAGACAGCAAGTctgattattattactttttgaCACTACAAGGAGAAATAGGTTTTTCTACAGAGTAATCCGACCCAAGAAAAATGTCTAACCTAAAATTGTTGTAGTTTAATAATTTGACTGTATTTTCTGCATATGAGATGATACAACTACTGTTGTCAAAAATGAAGAGTAAACTTCAGATGTGTGTTACGCTTCTCATGGAAGCAGACCTGGTATGACTTTTGTCATGAGGATTACAAGTGCAACTaacacttattttcattatccagACAGATTGTTTTTCATGATTCTCATCGTTTAAGTGTTCAGTGATaagaggaggagcgctgctgcgCTCTGTGTGTCCGTGGATCAGGTGGGATGGGTCATAAAAAGTAGCCTGATCAATAACGAGTGGGATGAGGGGTGAAATATGTTCTTAATGAGGAAAATGACGTTACCTGCATCGATCCTCAAGCAGCAGAAATGATATGGGTATCTCTATATTAAAGGAATActtcactctagaacgaaattcagtcattatcgactcaccctcatgctgatgagtaGTCttgtgtagtttcttattcctcaaagtgcagctggagacccgagggggtaccctcctgcagcaaaaatccatataacgggcgtaaatggtgtccgagacgaaaaggtccataaaactacacaaaaactttgtaatattccttcatactgctcgtctgctgcaatccaagtgtcctgaagtggcgacatccagagtttactcgaaatgacgtcatttagtacatttttatagcctaaacagtcactatgctatatctgcctggaggcacgctctgcgttcacgcgagtctccctcacagccgtatgcactacggaagccgcgccagacaagatgaacagaactcgcgatagatacacaccggtatttacatcctgctgtgagcaacggagtgacacacaaacacaagagggatctgcctgcactagtgatttaaaactttgaaactcacagcaggctataaaaatgtactaaatgacgttgtttcgaggaaactctggatgtcgccacttcaggacacttggattgcagcggacgagcagtatggaggaatattacaaagtttttgtgtagttttatggaccttttcgtcttgGGCACATTGACACCcattatatggatttttgctgcaggacggtacCCCTGAGATCCTGTCTAACATATATATCTCAGAAGCTAAAAGAGAGTATATAAgtacagcttttagttttccTGTGTAAATGTGCCACAATCGTTGTTACATTAGTGTGTGCATCTGAATAATGGGGTCTTTAAATGGCAGGAAACGGACTGCGCCTTTGACTTtggaccagctttttgttggtctatggtgcagttgctttctgctgcctcaagttAGCAATCCGCCATCACCGCGTGCGgctgaccacacctcattttaagaccaacacgcccAGGACTTTTGCTATTTACGCAATGTGGGCACTGGTTGCTGCGtcggtctgaaactagcaatgacacttgcgcTGCACTGTGGGTACGCTTTGCACCGAGAGTAAGATAGAGCcgaatgtctttttttaattattgttttttccagcgaacagtccaaaacccagagatATTCTGTTTACTTTCACATAAATCTATGTCCACAATACAGGATTTTAGCCcttatttattttccacttgCCAGTGTAAATCCCCAGATCAGAGGCAAATCGGCACTTGCTCCGTAGATAGCTTCGTAGCTCATTCCAATGTGCTGGATATAAACAGTAAAAGGAAATGATGACAAGGAAACATTCTGCtcaaatatttattgtattgAAATCAAACTATTTCCTAAAATGCCAAACGCAATTTATTTCAATACACACATTTCCGACTGGATATAGCTGTCTGCCTTATCGCCTATGAAATCTGAAACAGTTTTCAGACTTTTCTTGGCAGAAAGAAGACTACAAATTGGAATTTTGTCATATTAAACATGTGGGCTGCTGTGAGTTCAAACTGCTCTCCAGTGTCTACAGAAAAGACCACGGAAGGTTCAAGCTTtgagcaataaaaaaaacacaaaaaaaacattcttagAGATTGGAGGGAAGCCCTGAATTCTGTTGCATTAATGAGCAGAACTCTAATACACTCCTAACGTACCAAGATACCCCACTATTATCTGAATCTTCTCTCACATGTCTCTCTCCCAGGATGCACCCCTCAGAAGTGTGGCCGTGCAGTCACAGACAGCGTGGTGACGAGggaggaagctcaggtcctcaGGAGGTAAACACTGTTATCCAAAGTGCTATGTGTTGCATCTCACTCCCCTTTACTTCACCACTTGTTTTCCCATTCACTGTCTTCTATCTCTGTGGTGCAgttgaattgtttttaaatgctaCCTGTCTCTGACACACAGGCTGGCTGAGAGAGGGTTGGCGTTGGCTGGGTCAGAAGGAGGAGTGAGTATAACGTCAAATTAAATTGTTGGAATAAATTAACAGGAAGGCAGAGATAAATAGATAGCCGGTTAGTGTTTGCTTGACTGAATGGTGTTTAACTGTAATGAAGCCATTATTGTCTAcgtttttttttagtgtttgtcTATTTACGAGTCATTTACCTCTccttacattattttttaaggGCCCAAATGTGGTTCTGCATGTTTGTACccattgaacttttttttctcaccactttCTAAAGCAAAAGGGAAACACAGTAAATCCTTTGTTATTGTGTTGTAGTCTTCGCTGTGGTACATTCAAGAACATCCCAACATCCAAGACCTGATGGTTGTCTTTTGAAAAGTAATGCACTGAAATGAAGTCAAGATAACAAACCAGAATAAAAAGGATAACTTGTATTTGGACATTCTTTGCTGAAAGAAGGTCAGAAGGTGACGTAGCtttccttttaaataaataaataaatggggCAAATTTCCAAGTTTATGTGTAGCTAGTTTGAAATGACAATActggtatttttttatttttgtcaacaaatcccttTAAAGGGCCAAAACCAACAAGTCCGTCTGAATCTCAATGCGTCCTATATTCCCTGTCTGTAGTTGGTAGTTAGTCAGTGGGAAGTCTAGCAAAGAGGGGTTCATCACGTCTTTTGCTGTGATCAGACCAGATGATATCAGCTGAGTAATAGCCCGTTCTGACAGACAAACATAGGGCGTCGGCAACTAAAATGCCTCTTGAGTGCGTCAGTTGGTCATTTTATCCCCTGGCTGATGTGCTTATGGGTTGCCCCATGATCCTTCGACAAAACGACTTACATGTTAGAATTAATTTGCTTTCCATGATGTGTCAGACATTGACCAATCGAACAGTAAGTGCTGTTCTGTGCAGTCTGTAAACATggcaaagtgaaagtgaaaatgatgtTGGTGCTGCAATGTGGAACtgtgaacagagagagaggtcaTAGTGTTCGTTGTTTTTTGGGGaattttgtaattgtttttttccgaACACAAACCGACATATCTTGCACAGGCTTTTGATGCCCTGATTACATTCTGGAATTTGGTGCGTAGCATCTTCTTGCCAATGACATCCCACATCCTGTGAAAGACTGCAAGCTATGGTTGGTCTGGGACCaacaagaaatattttattttgccaaTTATGTGTGACTCTATAATCGCCCAATCAGACACAGTGACCGTCTAAAAGGgttgattcagattttttgaaGAGGGGTTGTATGAGATTTAAGATATCCAATGCACTGATGTGCACAATGTcagcagcaaaatgtatttcatcCACCTAAAAAAGGCCTACCTATAAAATACAATGTCAGCttcagtgtatatattttaatgcTTCAACTCAAAATACAGCCCTTTCCTACAGTCAGATATATAAAATTCATATACGTGTATATACAGAATTTGTAGTTAActgattaaaacacacaaacgcacTGATACTAGGAGTATAACGATACACAGAAGTCACGATTTGGCTCTTACGCAGCTCAGTACGGTTCAGAAGTTTCAGCTGACCGGGAAGCCCAATTGATCCCACTTAACTGATTTAAAAGATGCAGGTGGATAGTCCAGCTCCAACGTTTCATTTGCGCTTGAGTCTGCCTCTCTGTGACTGACCCGCATGCCAATCAGCTTGTTGTGCTAAACTGAGCAGATATTGCTAACTGTGTACGGCTAAAAGCACCCATGCACAACTCGCACTTTTGTTCCCCGTTAACCGTCATACTGTGTAGTAAGTCTGCAGCTGCTGACACCAAACTGTGACCCCCGTAAGACAGTGTTTCGGCACGGATATACAAACCATTACAGTCCTATCTGACTGGCTGTACCTTATAGCAATGCTCATAATTTATCAGTCATTCTGTCCTCCTTTTAACATGAAGTAGGTTCTGTCTCCAATCCAAACGTGTTTGTTACCTAAATAATTCACTGTTTTTCAAGACTTTTGCCATGACAGTATTCTCAAGAACAGATCTCCATTCTCCACATTGAAATAAGCACATTCATTTAAGAATGCTACCAGTATCAGTCTAGAATGTTTATATTTGTCCAGGTTAAGATGCATGCAGTATGCTCTGACTTCACTCAGACACCCTGTTGTAATGGATCTCTCCTGACACTAGAAGGCAGCCTGGCACAATAAGCAGAACTCCAGCTTGATGAGCCACTCTGGCAGATAAAACATGGATTCATCTTCTTGTCCCGAGATGTCTGGATGTCCCTGGCATGCCCTACCCCTTGCTCTCTGTCCTCAGCAGGCTTGGTCCTCAGCCAATAAAGGAACTGTTTATGGAGTGTTAAAACACTTTAGTGAAGGGAGGGGAAGCAAAAGGAGGACTTCTGAGAAAATGACTTATTTTCTGGcttgagaaaaacaaaggagTGTCCCAAAGGAGATGACAAGTAATAACAAGTAAAGGGCAGAGTGAGAATGCCACAAAAAGGCCAGAGAGGGAACAACGCttaatatataaacaaaaactgtgccatgcatgtacagtatgtcaacAACCAGCTTTTGTTTGTATGACTCATTTGTAATTTTTTCCTTTGCCCTGCAGGCTTCCATACTGGACCTGCACTCTGGAGCATTGTCAATGGGAAAGCAGTTTGTCAACATCTACAGGTTGGAAAGTTCACTTTGTCTGTATTTGTTCTTCTCTGTGTCACTTTTTGGTCCTGTACAAATGATATCCCGCATGATATGTAAAATTTACAGAAATATATCCACCCAAATACAGATACAGTCATCAATCTTACTGATGGTGGTCTGTGTGAGCTGTCTTCTACAGATCCAGTGACCCATACAGCCCTCATTCATCACTGCCAGCGAACCcatttttatttgcatcatctgcccctctctccctcccctatACCTCCTCCCTTCATTCATTTCACCCTCAGTTtcctctcgtctctctctcGTCCCACCGGGCAGGTGGCTGAGACCATATTCTCAGGGACTATGTGGCTGATTTTAATCAGGAAGTGATGACGATAGCGCTCCCACCCTTCACCCTCCACTGGGGACTTCCTCATGTGGAGCAGTCAGACGTTTAACTATCTGCTGTTCTTTGCACAGCTGGGTGGCACACCCGTCTGGGTAATGGTGCACTGTGCCGTGCCAGAAACTTTAATTTATGCTAACAGATCccatctcctctgctctttctctctctgctgtgtctgtcctTGTGTTACTGTCTGTTCATGTGTCTCTGATTGGCTTTGTCTGTGTCTGGAACTTTTTGTCTGTGATTGTGTGGCTTGATGTGGCTACAGGTATTTTGGGGATCAGATCGGCGATGTGTTTACACAAGAGGATTTCCAGCTTTACAGGTGACTAAGGAACCTTAATTAAAAATCAGCCATGCATTAATTGCACATTTTTAGAGTCTTGCTCCAAAATGTGATATCTGACATTTTTTGAAAAGTTACACACTCTCAAATGATGGTATATTGTCCACAATCATGGCAAACATATTCGGTTATAATGCCTTTGATAGCgttctcttttatttgaaaagGTACTGAATGATCAAAAGCTGATCAATGATCAGTATAGCCAGAAACATCATGAGCACTTAATTAAAAAGATATTGGATATTGTCACAAAGTATTTGCTCCTCATATTGTGATGAGAATTTAGTACTTCATATAACCTCAGATGCTGAGATTTCCTCTTGACGAGAGTTGCCCAAAGTTACTCACtgtattgtgtacataagtCATACTTCCTCAAGTAATTAAGTTAGATCTTTCAGTCTGAAatattgtgtctgtttttcaccATTAGAGATGTGCGGGGGCGAATCCAGGCAGTTATTGCTGAGACGTTTGGTTTGGACCCGACTCTAATGTACCTCACCAAGCCCACCTTCTTCTCCAGAATCAACAGCACAGCAGCCAAGACCCAACACGACGAGTACTGGCACCCACACATAGATAAGGTAACAGAGCTGTGACACTTTCTACCATAGATATGTTGCAGAGAGGCTTTTGGTGCATTTGGTTGGGGGGGGGATATTGACTTCATCAAACAGATAATGTATCAGCTAGATGTGATCCAAAGTTTAAGTTTTAGAATTGAGTGCAAAAGAACATTTGTTGCATTTCTAATGACATGGCTGAGATGTTATTCGCTCACATTAAATGGGCTGACTTGAATCATCTTGATATCTTGAACGGACTGGCTGTACCTGAAAGCCAGGCTGATAATGGCTGTCATTACCAACCAGGGAACTAAGCTACTAAGCAAAGATCTGATACTTTTACGAGAGATGAAGAAACTTAAGGAAGATTGGTTTGACCTGATTGAAACACGTTTATCCACCCTTCCATAGGTGCACCAGGAGACTGAGCACCAAATGGAGAACTGTAGATGAGGCAGTTAATACTAGAGGCTATGCGCCAAGACCTGAAGTTAGGAAATAGACTTCTGAAGTCCACGTGGATTTTGGTTCCGACTGATTCAAGACGTGCTTGGAGACATTAAAGTAGACATTAAAATAGCCAACTTCTCAATTTTCCCCTCTCCTAGTGTTTCCCTATGGTATTactcttgttgctgctgttgcaaagacagtgttagcaacatggctactgcaagcagcctggctactgtccgaagcaaaaaacaacagcaagaatcccaatttgacctagaaa
It includes:
- the ogfod3 gene encoding 2-oxoglutarate and iron-dependent oxygenase domain-containing protein 3, which translates into the protein MALLRQRNAQGANATEIEKKIKRGNALRQGSAWRGYRGPVAMLVVALTVCGATLWLYMTSLDSEITETLVSQRELVSVQPRVYTVECSEDYENYKRYPGCTPQKCGRAVTDSVVTREEAQVLRRLAERGLALAGSEGGASILDLHSGALSMGKQFVNIYRYFGDQIGDVFTQEDFQLYRDVRGRIQAVIAETFGLDPTLMYLTKPTFFSRINSTAAKTQHDEYWHPHIDKVTYGSFDYTSLLYLSDYGSDFTGGRFIFMDQNGNRTVEPRTGRVSFFSSGSENLHRVERVKWGTRYAITVSFTCDPAHGISDPALP